A single region of the Polyodon spathula isolate WHYD16114869_AA chromosome 12, ASM1765450v1, whole genome shotgun sequence genome encodes:
- the LOC121324662 gene encoding protein transport protein Sec24A-like isoform X1, whose amino-acid sequence MSNTAAGYNSQNGAGKQSSRNGPIQNPVMMQAPGQSYNTAAQTMHPQHMPAKAPLEQPAGQYHYGCYQSAPPVSVYQGPGQSTPPVSVYQGPGQSAPPVSMYRGPGHSAPPVSTYQGPGQSAPPVSMYQGTGQTSMTRPPTRPLQPHQAGSAGIAAPAQSSTPPPVVSNSFYPGSQIPPHSHWPYGTPPPLNQPPVGSQANHVTSAPSQPSAMQYGIQNSPPQGPPAPLNSSVQPGLPSGYGIQNSPLQGPPAPLNSSVQPGPPSGYGIQNSPPQGPPAPLNSSVQPGPPSGYGIQNSPLQRPPAPLNNSVLPAGPAPPPINPPSSQTYQPGRQPFGPPLRPAAPPTGQLNNAATPPPPAAVKQEVPGAERAQIHNSFDALENGGRNAAQHPPQMGRAVGLSYPSLPPGYQNVTAPPCAPGMQPPGQPYPAGAQSFQQGPLGPAQLGHALGGMNLQQSKPPEALRTINLLQERNLLPWGPVTPPVPCLPQDLQRLNCSPEVFRCTLTNIPQTQSLLNKAKLPLGLLLHPFKDMSQLPVVTSSTIVRCRSCRTYINPFVTFLDQRRWKCNLCYRVNEVPEEFMYNPVSRSYGEPHKRPEVQNPTIEFIAPSEYMLRPPQPAVYLFVLDVSHNAVETGYLDTVCQSLLDSLSLLPGDTRTKIGFITFDSRVHFYNLQEGLSQPQMLVVSDIEDIFIPTPDSLLVNLNECKELVQDLLKGLPQMFTSTLETQCALGPALLAAFKLLSPTGGRVSVFQTQLPSVGVGALKSREDPNQRASAKDIPHLTPATDFYKKLALDCSGQQIAVDLFLLSGQYCDLASLACISKYSAGGVHYYPSYHHLHNPAQVEQLQRDLKRYFSRKIGFESVMRVRCTKGLSIHTFHGNFFVRSTDLLSLPNINPDSGFAVQMSIEENLLDMPVVSFQAALLYTSSKGERRIRVHTLCLPVVNSMADIFAGADVQAITGLLASMAVDRSVTASLSDARDALVNAAIDTLRAYRSGGLSVQQPGLVAPACLRLLPLYVVALLKQKAFRTGMSTRLDERVFAMCQLKYQPLAYLMLMIHPALYRVDNLTDEGAISITDRTIPQPATLQLSVEKLSRDGSFLMDSGSVLYLWVGRNCAPNFITQVLGVPDYTAIPQTMTRLPELDTAESTRTRAFISWLREQRPFYPILHVIREESPLKASFMQHMVEDRTESALSYYEFLLHLQQQVNK is encoded by the exons ATGTCCAATACTGCCGCTGGATACAACTCGCAGAACGGGGCAGGGAAGCAGTCGAGTCGCAATG GCCCTATACAGAATCCGGTAATGATGCAGGCCCCAGGGCAGAGTTACAATACAGCAGCCCAGACGATGCATCCACAACACATGCCAGCCAAAGCTCCTTTAGAGCAACCTGCCGGACAATATCACTACGGCTGTTATCAGAGCGCTCCTCCTGTGAGTGTGTATCAGGGACCTGGTCAGAGCACTCCTCCTGTGAGTGTGTATCAGGGACCTGGTCAGAGTGCTCCTCCTGTGAGCATGTATCGGGGACCTGGTCACAGCGCTCCTCCTGTGAGCACGTATCAGGGACCTGGTCAGAGCGCTCCTCCTGTGAGCATGTATCAGGGAACTGGTCAAACCAGCATGACCAGGCCTCCCACGAGACCCCTTCAGCCACATCAAGCAGGATCTGCCGGGATAGCAGCCCCAGCTCAGAGCTCCACACCTCCACCTGTGGTTTCTAATAGCTTTTATCCAGGCTCCCAGATCCCCCCTCATTCACACTGGCCTTATGGCACACCCCCTCCCTTGAACCAGCCTCCAGTGGGCTCCCAGGCAAACCATGTGACATCAGCACCAAGCCAGCCCTCTGCAATGCAGTATGGGATCCAGAACAGCCCCCCACAGGGACCCCCTGCTCCTCTGAACAGCTCCGTGCAGCCAGGCCTGCCCTCTGGGTATGGGATCCAGAACAGCCCCCTGCAGGGACCCCCTGCTCCTCTGAACAGCTCTGTGCAGCCAGGCCCGCCCTCTGGGTATGGGATCCAGAACAGCCCCCCGCAGGGACCCCCTGCTCCTCTGAACAGCTCCGTGCAGCCAGGCCCGCCCTCTGGGTATGGGATCCAGAACAGCCCCCTGCAGAGACCCCCTGCTCCTCTGAACAACTCTGTGCTGCCAG CAGGGCCGGCCCCCCCTCCTATCAATCCACCTTCATCGCAAACATACCAGCCTGGCAGGCAGCCTTTCGGGCCTCCTCTGAGACCAGCAGCGCCTCCTACTGGACAGTTAAACAATGCAGCCACTCCCCCGCCTCCTGCTGCTGTTAAACAAGAAG TACCAGGAGCAGAAAGGGCGCAGATCCACAACAGCTTTGATGCTTTGGAAAATGGAGGCAGAAACGCTG CACAGCATCCTCCACAGATGGGCAGGGCAGTTGGCCTGTCGTATCCCTCATTACCTCCTGGCTACCAGAACGTGACTGCCCCCCCCTGTGCACCGGGAATGCAGCCTCCAGGCCAGCCTTACCCTGCAGGAGCCCAGTCCTTTCAGCAG GGTCCGCTGGGTCCAGCTCAGCTTGGCCATGCTCTGGGAGGGATGAATCTGCAACAGAGCAAGCCTCCTGAAGCTCTGAGAACCATCAACCTGCTCCAGGAGAGGAACCTCCTGCCCTGGGGTCCTGTCACCCCCCCTGTGCCCTGCCTGCCCCAGGACCTGCAGCGGCTCAACTGCAGTCCTGA ggtCTTTCGATGCACTCTGACCAACATCCCTCAAACTCAGTCTTTGCTAAACAAAGCTAAGCTTCCCTTGGGGTTACTCCTCCACCCATTCAAAGACATGTCG CAGCTGCCGGTGGTTACCTCCAGCACCATCGTGAGGTGTCGATCCTGCAGAACCTACATCAACCCCTTCGTCACGTTCCTCGACCAGAGGAGATGGAAGTGCAATCTGTGCTACCGAGTCAATGAGG TTCCAGAAGAATTTATGTATAACCCTGTAAGCAGATCGTATGGAGAACCACATAAAAGGCCAGAAGTTCAAAATCCCACAATTGAGTTCATTGCACCTTCAGAATATATG CTGCGGCCGCCCCAGCCTGCAGTCTACCTCTTCGTACTTGATGTGTCCCACAATGCAGTAGAGACTGGATACTTGGACACGGTGTGCCAGTCACTCCTGGACAGTCTCAGCTT actgccAGGAGACACCAGGACGAAGATAGGCTTCATTACATTTGACAGCAGAGTCCATTTCTATAACCTTCAGGAGGGCCTGTCTCAGCCTCAGATGCTGGTTGTCTCAGACATTGAAG atATCTTCATTCCAACACCAGACAGCCTGTTGGTAAACCTCAACGAATGCAAGGAG CTGGTCCAGGACTTGCTGAAAGGCTTGCCTCAGATGTTTACCAGTACCCTGGAGACGCAGTGTGCGCTGGGGCCCGCTCTGCTGGCTGCCTTCAAGCTGCTTTCCCCCACTGGAGGCCGGGTCTCTGTCTTCCAGACACAGCTGCCTTCTGTAGGGGTTGGGGCGCTGAAGTCCAGAGAAGATCCCAACCAGAGGGCTTCTGCAAAG GATATTCCGCATCTGACTCCTGCCACTGATTTCTACAAGAAGCTGGCCCTGGACTGTTCTGGGCAGCAGATTGCTGTGGATCTTTTCCTGCTTAGTGGACAATACTGTGATTTAGCTTCATTAG CCTGCATATCCAAGTATTCTGCAGGCGGAGTCCACTACTACCCTTCATATCACCACCTGCACAACCCTGCCCAGGTGGAGCAGCTCCAGAGAGACCTGAAGCGCTACTTCAGCAGAAAGATTGGCTTTGAGTCGGTCATGAGGGTCCGCTGCACCAAAG GTCTTTCTATACATACCTTCCATGGAAACTTCTTTGTCCGTTCGACGGACCTGCTCTCGCTGCCCAACATCAACCCAGACTCGGGGTTTGCTGTTCAGATGTCGATTGAGGAGAATCTCTTAGACATGCCGGTGGTTTCTTTCCAGGCTGCTCTTCTCTACACTTCCAGCAAAG GGGAGCGTCGCATACGAGTCCACACTCTGTGTTTACCAGTCGTGAACTCCATGGCTGACATCTTTGCTGGAGCGGACGTGCAGGCCATTACAGGGCTGCTGGCCAGCATGG CGGTTGACCGCTCTGTCACAGCCAGTTTGAGTGATGCCCGCGATGCTCTGGTGAATGCTGCGATTGACACTCTGCGTGCCTATCGCTCTGGCGGGCTGAGTGTGCAGCAGCCTGGCCTTGTCGCCCCTGCCTGCCTGCGCCTCCTTCCTCTTTATGTGGTGGCCCTGCTCAAGCAG aaAGCCTTCCGCACTGGAATGAGCACCAGGCTGGATGAGCGTGTGTTTGCGATGTGTCAGCTGAAGTACCAGCCCCTGGCTTACCTGATGCTCATGATCCATCCTGCTCTGTACAGAGTAGACAATCTTACAGACGAG ggtGCGATTAGCATCACTGACAGAACAATCCCTCAGCCCGCGACTCTGCAGCTGTCTGTGGAGAAGCTGAGCAGGGATGGATCCTTCCTGATGGACTCTGGCTCG GTTCTGTATCTGTGGGTTGGAAGAAACTGTGCACCCAACTTTATTACCCAGGTGCTAGGTGTCCCTGACTATACAGCAATACCTCAGACTATG ACTCGACTCCCAGAACTAGACACGGCTGAGTCGACGAGAACAAGAGCCTTCATTTCTTGGTTAAGAGAACAAAGACCTTTTTACCCAATCTTGCATGTAATCAG GGAGGAAAGTCCCCTCAAGGCAAGCTTTATGCAGCACATGGTCgaggacaggacagaatctgctCTGTCGTACTACGAGTTTCTGCTCCATTTGCAGCAGCAAGTTAACAAATAA